In Gammaproteobacteria bacterium, one DNA window encodes the following:
- a CDS encoding peptidoglycan LD-endopeptidase CwlK, whose translation MISSRSINDLHPVVRKLCRQFVQKCSDNGISMIITCAYRDHAAQLALFNQGRTTPGKIVTKARPGESFHNFKVAFDFVPSLNGKPVWNDVELFKRCGEIAESVGMGRSMENF comes from the coding sequence ATGATTAGCAGTCGTAGCATTAATGACCTTCACCCAGTCGTAAGGAAACTATGCCGTCAATTTGTTCAGAAATGCTCGGATAATGGAATCAGTATGATCATTACCTGCGCCTATCGTGACCATGCCGCACAGCTTGCGCTCTTCAATCAAGGGCGTACCACTCCCGGCAAGATAGTCACTAAGGCGCGCCCAGGGGAAAGTTTCCATAATTTCAAAGTAGCATTCGATTTCGTACCCAGCCTCAATGGTAAGCCTGTCTGGAATGATGTTGAGTTATTTAAGCGTTGCGGTGAGATTGCCGAATCCGTTGGAATGGGCAGGTCGATGGAAAACTTTTAG
- a CDS encoding conserved hypothetical protein (Evidence 4 : Unknown function but conserved in other organisms) has protein sequence MGNPFGEETLINLIARIILKILSDTCVADLVIRLLRHAAAQTNNKVDDALVEAVAKAWLAEIR, from the coding sequence ATGGGCAACCCCTTCGGAGAAGAAACATTGATCAATCTTATCGCTCGGATAATCTTGAAAATCTTGTCGGATACTTGTGTTGCGGATCTGGTTATCAGGCTACTACGCCACGCGGCCGCCCAAACCAACAACAAAGTCGATGATGCCCTGGTCGAAGCAGTCGCCAAGGCATGGCTCGCGGAGATTCGCTAA
- a CDS encoding conserved hypothetical protein (Evidence 4 : Unknown function but conserved in other organisms) → MAMTSLKMDDSRDDYEYKRNQYGYGLELSLYPEQCAKLGIDKQPHAGQAVTVKAIGVVSSADESLDATADGGSNVSLRIQITDIELKMDGPANAIKAAEMLYGTN, encoded by the coding sequence ATGGCTATGACCAGTTTGAAGATGGATGACTCGCGTGATGACTACGAATATAAGCGTAATCAATACGGTTACGGCCTGGAACTTTCACTCTATCCCGAACAGTGCGCCAAGCTCGGAATTGACAAGCAACCTCACGCTGGGCAAGCGGTTACGGTTAAGGCTATTGGGGTAGTATCGAGTGCCGATGAATCTCTGGATGCAACCGCCGATGGTGGTAGCAATGTCTCGCTACGAATTCAGATTACCGATATCGAACTAAAGATGGACGGCCCCGCTAATGCCATAAAAGCCGCTGAAATGCTCTACGGTACTAATTAA
- a CDS encoding hypothetical protein (Evidence 5 : Unknown function) encodes MNELPVPEVIYNDLLTGVLWWLGRGNQFEKILKRADGVNFVVGEMIEDGDLEPIGISKNGEKVWYLNGDFFSSTEESPYAKRLPRDEVTITYQVNEKLAERLPVLMAFKAVQVSPSSS; translated from the coding sequence ATGAACGAACTCCCCGTGCCTGAGGTAATTTATAATGATTTACTTACGGGGGTTCTTTGGTGGCTGGGTAGAGGTAATCAGTTTGAAAAAATTCTTAAGCGCGCAGACGGTGTAAATTTTGTTGTTGGGGAAATGATTGAAGATGGAGACCTTGAGCCTATTGGAATATCGAAAAATGGAGAAAAAGTTTGGTATCTGAATGGAGATTTTTTCTCAAGCACCGAAGAGAGCCCTTATGCAAAACGGTTACCAAGGGATGAGGTAACCATTACCTACCAAGTAAACGAAAAGTTAGCGGAGCGGCTACCAGTTTTGATGGCCTTCAAGGCGGTACAGGTCTCACCAAGCTCTTCGTGA